CAAAAGGACGTGGGGACGTTGAGCGTGATGCTGGCGTCTTCTCTCGGCCTTTTTTTTCTCGGAGGAGGGAAGTGGAAGCATTTTTTAATCGCTTTGGCCGTCGTCGCTTTATCTTTAGGTGTTTTGATAAAAACGGAACCGTACCGGATGAGCAGGATGACAGTTTTTCTCAATCCGGAGCACGACCCGCAAGGGGCCGGATACCAATTGAGACAGTCGCTTATCGCCATAGGTTCGGGAGGAGCTTTCGGCAAAGGGTTCGGCATGAGCGCGCAAAAATTCAATTATCTGCCCGAGCCGGTAAACGATTCCATCTTCGCGGTTTTTGCCGAAGAATTCGGTTTTTTGGGCGGTGTATTGCTGATAGGCGCCTTCGCTTTTTTCGCCCAGCGCGGATTTATGGTTTCCGCCGCGGCGCCGGACGACTTTTCTAGACTGCTGGCCGGAGGTATTGTTATAATGATAACGGCGCAAACGTTTATAAACATCGCGGCCATGGTCGGATTGTTTCCGCTTACCGGCGTGCCGCTTGTTTTCGTCAGCAAGGGCGGAACGGCGCTGATGATGGCTTTGGCGGAAGTCGGCGTGCTTTTAAACATCTCAAGATTTAGAAGAAGATAAAATTTTACCCTGTGAAATGTTTCGACATGTCGGAACATTTCACAGGGTTAACAACAAAATTATGAAAGTTTTTTTAACGGGCGGAGGGACGGGAGGGCATTTTTATCCGCTTATAGCGGTGGCCAGAGCGTTAAATCAGGTGGCCGACCAGGAAAAGATAGCCAAAATGGATTTGGTTTTTATGGCCGAG
The DNA window shown above is from Candidatus Paceibacter sp. and carries:
- a CDS encoding cell division protein FtsW, with the translated sequence MKKKNSIDKWLFWTVCVLLAAGFFILISASLGMMTRTSGAEFSDIVRQQAFFGLGIGGVLFLLAVKMNYKLLTRFSLFIFAAGVVLSFLVFVPQLGFSHGGARRWIKYGPIFFQPSEILKFGLVIYFSALISSKKHPIGDFKKGFIPFLAVSAVASLPVVLQKDVGTLSVMLASSLGLFFLGGGKWKHFLIALAVVALSLGVLIKTEPYRMSRMTVFLNPEHDPQGAGYQLRQSLIAIGSGGAFGKGFGMSAQKFNYLPEPVNDSIFAVFAEEFGFLGGVLLIGAFAFFAQRGFMVSAAAPDDFSRLLAGGIVIMITAQTFINIAAMVGLFPLTGVPLVFVSKGGTALMMALAEVGVLLNISRFRRR